ATGGATTATTTAGTGCATGAGACCATTATATTGGTTTGTTTTGCAGTGTCGTTTTGCGTTTTAGCTATGCTAAGGTTTAAGAAAAGAGCAGATTAAGGCAACTGAAGATTAAAGAAGGTGAAAAATTATGAATGAGCAGGATAATATCTTTAAAATTATTACAGCAGACCATTTTATAGCCGAAGAAGAAATGACTCCTAGTCAAAAAAAAATTGCCCAAGCTGCTTTAAAACTTTTTGCAGAAAAAGGTTATGAAGCTAGTTCTACCAGTGCTATCGCCAAAGAAGCCGGTGTGGCAGAAGGTACTATTTACAAATACTACAAAAGTAAAAAGGATCTGATGCTATCTCTAATTGCCCCTATGGTCATTCGTTTAGCAGGTCCGGTAATTTTGCGGGATGTTGTCAGCATAACGCAAAACAAAGAAAGAAGCAGTGTTGAACTTTTAGAGGAACTTTTCTTAAATAGGCTAAAGCTCATCGAAAACAATACAGAAGTATTTAAGATAATATTGCAACAGGTAATGTTTCACCCAGAACTAAAAACAGCATTAGTTAGCCATATTGCAGTGAAAGGAAAAAAGCTGTTAAGTGATTTTTTGCAAAGGAAAGTTGATGAGGGAGAGTTTAGAGATGTAGGAATTGAGCATATGACTCTTTGGGCAGTA
The DNA window shown above is from Bacillota bacterium LX-D and carries:
- a CDS encoding helix-turn-helix domain-containing protein; protein product: MNEQDNIFKIITADHFIAEEEMTPSQKKIAQAALKLFAEKGYEASSTSAIAKEAGVAEGTIYKYYKSKKDLMLSLIAPMVIRLAGPVILRDVVSITQNKERSSVELLEELFLNRLKLIENNTEVFKIILQQVMFHPELKTALVSHIAVKGKKLLSDFLQRKVDEGEFRDVGIEHMTLWAVSLMAGYIFAKQLFTEESTQWNDKKAIKSLVDIYIHGIENKK